From a region of the Osmia lignaria lignaria isolate PbOS001 chromosome 10, iyOsmLign1, whole genome shotgun sequence genome:
- the tos gene encoding exonuclease tos isoform X1, translated as MGITGLLPFLEKCSERTNINKFSGGTVAIDTYCWLHRGVFACADKLSMGQQTKAYINYCMKQIHMLLAYKIKPILVFDGRHLPAKAQTEAKRREARETNRRKAAELMQMGQHAEGRNLLRRSVDITHEMALELIKECHKMNIDCIVAPYEADAQLAYLNINGIADVVITEDSDLTLFGCKKIFFKMDAYGNGLLVQQDLIHLAMGVSSADFSLDEFRYMCILSGCDYLSSLPGIGLSKARKFIRTNKDCNIHRALTRLGSYLNMKSLVVTQEYRDAFILADITFKHQLVFCPLQRKQVRLNPPMSDVTEEQLYYAGTETSPDIALQLAYGNCDPFTLKMLHNFDPDKTEILNSKSNNTWRQKMLHPQHISIWSKKYVSKQNLLQSFIQKKDLTTWPNTVGKEAVLNTNRLRNACLVIEEDHPDCKELNQKEILDIYEDKNTKEIKSNLEIDSVPSDEEISPVLIRRTNLFAKQPSSTKTSPSLLFKHKSRVKGRHIMRLRRTIVNEEVVTESKFFAKPTNETDSNVVTNDNTLCPTDNSNKILLEKENINKNESKETNDIKLQALMITDEVKTDTYRMDVDEEHNASNECKATKYSNSSFNCDLMTSPVNVQISEVLTHKTNINESCNLNSSLTVSEVDTDFDFLIQQGDISTLSNSSFKWSDTRQCVQINKKAKCDKYRNSKSRTVVNNTRRSQQLCSVQRQQGLLSMYGFEKKIFIFRIGIKSD; from the exons atgggTATTACGGGATTACTTCCATTCCTAGAAAAATGTTCCGAAAGAACGAATATTAATAAGTTTTCTGGTGGCACTGTTGCTATTGATACTTATTGTTGGCTACACAGAGGTGTATTTGCTTGTGCCGATAAGTTGTCCATGGGACAACAGACAAAAGC atatattaattattgtatgaAACAAATACATATGCTGCTTGCTTATAAAATAAAACCAATTCTTGTATTCGATGGACGACATTTGCCTGCCAAAGCGCAAACTGAAGCTAAACGACGAga AGCCAGGGAGACAAATCGGCGCAAAGCTGCTGAGCTAATGCAAATGGGGCAACATGCAGAGGGTAGAAATTTATTAAGAAGATCTGTAGATATTACCCATGAAATGGCTTTAGAATTGATCAAAGAATGTCACAAAATGAACATTGATTGTATTGTGGCACCATATGAAGCAGATGCACAATTAGCGTATCTTAATATCAATGGGATTGCTGATGTTGTTATCACTGAAGATAGCGATTTAACATTGTTTGGTTGtaaaaaa atttttttcaaaatggaTGCATACGGTAATGGGCTTTTAGTTCAACAAGATCTAATACATCTTGCAATGGGTGTGAGTTCTGCAGATTTCAGTTTAGATGAATTTCGGTATATGTGTATTTTATCAGGTTGTGATTATTTATCATCTCTGCCTGGTATTGGATTAAGTAAAGCAAGGAAATTTATTAGGACCAATAAAGACTGTAATATACATaga GCATTAACTCGATTAGGATCTTATTTGAATATGAAATCCTTAGTTGTAACACAAGAATACAGAGACGCATTTATATTAGCAGATATTACATTTAAACATCAGTTAGTATTCTGTCCTTTACAACGAAAACAAGTTCGGTTAAATCCACCTATGTCGGATGTGACAGAGGAACAGTTATACTACGCTGGTACGGAGACAAGTCCTGATATTGCGCTACAGCTTGCTTATGGAAACTGTGATCCATTTACTTTAAAAATGCTTCATAATTTTGATCCTGATAAAACGGAG ATTCTTAATAGTAAATCTAATAATACATGGAGACAAAAAATGTTACATCCTCAACACATTAGTATTTGGTCAAAGAAATATGTATCAAAGCAAAATCTGTTGCAATcctttattcaaaaaaaagatCTTACAACCTGGCCTAATACAGTGGGTAAAGAAGCAGTTCTCAACACGAATCGATTAAGAAATGCTTGTTTAGTAATAGAAGAGGATCATCCTG atTGCAAAGAGTTAAATCAAAAAGAAATCTTAGATATATATGAAgataaaaatacaaaggaaattaaaagtaatttagagaTTGATAGTGTTCCTagcgatgaagaaatatcacctgTTTTGATTAGAAGAACAAATCTGTTTGCAAAACAACCATCGTCTACTAAAACTTCTCCGAGCCTTTTGTTTAAACATAAAAGTCGAGTAAAGGGTCGACATATTATGCGTCTTAGACGAACAATTGTAAATGAAGAAGTTGTTACAGAAAGTAAATTTTTTGCTAAACCTACTAATGAAACAGATAGTAATGTTGTAACTAATGACAACACACTATGTCCAACTGataattcgaataaaattttattggaaaaagaaaacataaataaaaacgaATCTAAAGAAACAAATGATATTAAGTTACAAGCTTTGATGATAACTGACGAAGTGAAAACTGATACATATCGTATGGATGTAGACGAAGAACATAATGCATCAAATGAGTGCAAAGCTACCAAGTATTCAAATAGTTCCTTTAATTGTGATCTAATGACATCACCTGTAAATGTTCAGATAAGCGAAGTTCTCACACATAAAACTAATATAAATGAATCATGTAATTTAAATAGTTCATTGACAGTATCAGAAGTAGATACGGATTTCGATTTTTTAATTCAGCAAGGAGATATAAGTACTTTGAGTAATAGTTCATTTAAATGGTCTGATACAAGACAATGtgttcaaataaataaaaaagcaaaGTGTGATAAATATAGAAACTCAAAATCTCGTACA gTTGTAAATAATACACGTCGGAGTCAACAACTTTGTTCGGTCCAAAGACAACAAGGTTTATTAAGTATGTATGGATTCGAGAAAAAAA tatttattttcaGAATTGGCATAAAAAGTGATTGA
- the l(3)neo43 gene encoding cytochrome c oxidase assembly protein COX16 homolog l(3)neo43, whose translation MTQLYKTKIFKQFVPFMLLVIGGSFLVREFAKIRYKYRKVTTYDLAKEAEAVGIKMKKPATLEEEYENTMKKIDIDNWENIRISRPWEETTDTK comes from the exons ATGACACAAttgtataaaacaaaaatatttaagcAATTTGTGCCATTTATGTTACTTGTTATAGGAGGGTCGTTTTTAGTGAGAGAATTCGCTAAAATAAG ATACAAATATAGGAAGGTTACCACGTATGATTTAGCTAAAGAAGCCGAAGCGGTTGGTATTAAAATGAAGAAACCTGCTACCCTTGAAGAGGAATACGAGAATACAATGAAA aaaatagatATTGATAACTGggaaaatattcgaatatcAAGACCGTGGGAGGAAACAACTGATACAAAATAA
- the LSm1 gene encoding U6 snRNA-associated Sm-like protein LSm1 isoform X2, with the protein MNAYLNDTCSGYRKYCKMNILPGTASLLEELDKKLMVLLRDGRTLIGYLRSVDQFANIVLHRTIERIHVGKEYGDIPRGIFIVRGENVVLLGEIDRDKEKDLPLTEVSVDDILDAQRREQELKQDQKRLINKALKERALSYIPDMGHDDMF; encoded by the exons atgaatgcata ttTGAATGATACTTGTTCAGGATAcagaaaatattgcaaaatgaaTATTTTGCCGGGAACAGCATCCCTTCTTGAAGAACTTGACA AAAAACTTATGGTTTTACTAAGAGATGGCAGAACATTAATTGGATATCTAAGAAGTGTTGATCAATTTGCTAACATTGTACTTCATCGTACAATTGAAAGAATTCATGTTGGTAAAGAATATGGAGACATCCCAAGAGGCATTTTTATTGTGAGAGGAGAGAATGTTGTACTTTTAGGAGAAATa gacagagataaagaaaaagatttACCATTAACAGAAGTATCTGTTGATGATATTTTAGATGCACAAAGACGAGAGCAAGAGTTAAAGCAAGATCAAAaacgattaataaataaagCATTAAAAGAACGAGCTCTATCATATATTCCAGACATGGGTCATGATGATATGTTCTGA
- the LSm1 gene encoding U6 snRNA-associated Sm-like protein LSm1 isoform X3: MNILPGTASLLEELDKKLMVLLRDGRTLIGYLRSVDQFANIVLHRTIERIHVGKEYGDIPRGIFIVRGENVVLLGEIDRDKEKDLPLTEVSVDDILDAQRREQELKQDQKRLINKALKERALSYIPDMGHDDMF; this comes from the exons atgaaTATTTTGCCGGGAACAGCATCCCTTCTTGAAGAACTTGACA AAAAACTTATGGTTTTACTAAGAGATGGCAGAACATTAATTGGATATCTAAGAAGTGTTGATCAATTTGCTAACATTGTACTTCATCGTACAATTGAAAGAATTCATGTTGGTAAAGAATATGGAGACATCCCAAGAGGCATTTTTATTGTGAGAGGAGAGAATGTTGTACTTTTAGGAGAAATa gacagagataaagaaaaagatttACCATTAACAGAAGTATCTGTTGATGATATTTTAGATGCACAAAGACGAGAGCAAGAGTTAAAGCAAGATCAAAaacgattaataaataaagCATTAAAAGAACGAGCTCTATCATATATTCCAGACATGGGTCATGATGATATGTTCTGA
- the LSm1 gene encoding U6 snRNA-associated Sm-like protein LSm1 isoform X1, whose product MCHLGICESLNDTCSGYRKYCKMNILPGTASLLEELDKKLMVLLRDGRTLIGYLRSVDQFANIVLHRTIERIHVGKEYGDIPRGIFIVRGENVVLLGEIDRDKEKDLPLTEVSVDDILDAQRREQELKQDQKRLINKALKERALSYIPDMGHDDMF is encoded by the exons atgtgtcatttaggtatttgcgaaag ttTGAATGATACTTGTTCAGGATAcagaaaatattgcaaaatgaaTATTTTGCCGGGAACAGCATCCCTTCTTGAAGAACTTGACA AAAAACTTATGGTTTTACTAAGAGATGGCAGAACATTAATTGGATATCTAAGAAGTGTTGATCAATTTGCTAACATTGTACTTCATCGTACAATTGAAAGAATTCATGTTGGTAAAGAATATGGAGACATCCCAAGAGGCATTTTTATTGTGAGAGGAGAGAATGTTGTACTTTTAGGAGAAATa gacagagataaagaaaaagatttACCATTAACAGAAGTATCTGTTGATGATATTTTAGATGCACAAAGACGAGAGCAAGAGTTAAAGCAAGATCAAAaacgattaataaataaagCATTAAAAGAACGAGCTCTATCATATATTCCAGACATGGGTCATGATGATATGTTCTGA
- the tos gene encoding exonuclease tos isoform X2: MGITGLLPFLEKCSERTNINKFSGGTVAIDTYCWLHRGVFACADKLSMGQQTKAYINYCMKQIHMLLAYKIKPILVFDGRHLPAKAQTEAKRREARETNRRKAAELMQMGQHAEGRNLLRRSVDITHEMALELIKECHKMNIDCIVAPYEADAQLAYLNINGIADVVITEDSDLTLFGCKKIFFKMDAYGNGLLVQQDLIHLAMGVSSADFSLDEFRYMCILSGCDYLSSLPGIGLSKARKFIRTNKDCNIHRALTRLGSYLNMKSLVVTQEYRDAFILADITFKHQLVFCPLQRKQVRLNPPMSDVTEEQLYYAGTETSPDIALQLAYGNCDPFTLKMLHNFDPDKTEILNSKSNNTWRQKMLHPQHISIWSKKYVSKQNLLQSFIQKKDLTTWPNTVGKEAVLNTNRLRNACLVIEEDHPDCKELNQKEILDIYEDKNTKEIKSNLEIDSVPSDEEISPVLIRRTNLFAKQPSSTKTSPSLLFKHKSRVKGRHIMRLRRTIVNEEVVTESKFFAKPTNETDSNVVTNDNTLCPTDNSNKILLEKENINKNESKETNDIKLQALMITDEVKTDTYRMDVDEEHNASNECKATKYSNSSFNCDLMTSPVNVQISEVLTHKTNINESCNLNSSLTVSEVDTDFDFLIQQGDISTLSNSSFKWSDTRQCVQINKKAKCDKYRNSKSRTVVNNTRRSQQLCSVQRQQGLLSMYGFEKKKLA, from the exons atgggTATTACGGGATTACTTCCATTCCTAGAAAAATGTTCCGAAAGAACGAATATTAATAAGTTTTCTGGTGGCACTGTTGCTATTGATACTTATTGTTGGCTACACAGAGGTGTATTTGCTTGTGCCGATAAGTTGTCCATGGGACAACAGACAAAAGC atatattaattattgtatgaAACAAATACATATGCTGCTTGCTTATAAAATAAAACCAATTCTTGTATTCGATGGACGACATTTGCCTGCCAAAGCGCAAACTGAAGCTAAACGACGAga AGCCAGGGAGACAAATCGGCGCAAAGCTGCTGAGCTAATGCAAATGGGGCAACATGCAGAGGGTAGAAATTTATTAAGAAGATCTGTAGATATTACCCATGAAATGGCTTTAGAATTGATCAAAGAATGTCACAAAATGAACATTGATTGTATTGTGGCACCATATGAAGCAGATGCACAATTAGCGTATCTTAATATCAATGGGATTGCTGATGTTGTTATCACTGAAGATAGCGATTTAACATTGTTTGGTTGtaaaaaa atttttttcaaaatggaTGCATACGGTAATGGGCTTTTAGTTCAACAAGATCTAATACATCTTGCAATGGGTGTGAGTTCTGCAGATTTCAGTTTAGATGAATTTCGGTATATGTGTATTTTATCAGGTTGTGATTATTTATCATCTCTGCCTGGTATTGGATTAAGTAAAGCAAGGAAATTTATTAGGACCAATAAAGACTGTAATATACATaga GCATTAACTCGATTAGGATCTTATTTGAATATGAAATCCTTAGTTGTAACACAAGAATACAGAGACGCATTTATATTAGCAGATATTACATTTAAACATCAGTTAGTATTCTGTCCTTTACAACGAAAACAAGTTCGGTTAAATCCACCTATGTCGGATGTGACAGAGGAACAGTTATACTACGCTGGTACGGAGACAAGTCCTGATATTGCGCTACAGCTTGCTTATGGAAACTGTGATCCATTTACTTTAAAAATGCTTCATAATTTTGATCCTGATAAAACGGAG ATTCTTAATAGTAAATCTAATAATACATGGAGACAAAAAATGTTACATCCTCAACACATTAGTATTTGGTCAAAGAAATATGTATCAAAGCAAAATCTGTTGCAATcctttattcaaaaaaaagatCTTACAACCTGGCCTAATACAGTGGGTAAAGAAGCAGTTCTCAACACGAATCGATTAAGAAATGCTTGTTTAGTAATAGAAGAGGATCATCCTG atTGCAAAGAGTTAAATCAAAAAGAAATCTTAGATATATATGAAgataaaaatacaaaggaaattaaaagtaatttagagaTTGATAGTGTTCCTagcgatgaagaaatatcacctgTTTTGATTAGAAGAACAAATCTGTTTGCAAAACAACCATCGTCTACTAAAACTTCTCCGAGCCTTTTGTTTAAACATAAAAGTCGAGTAAAGGGTCGACATATTATGCGTCTTAGACGAACAATTGTAAATGAAGAAGTTGTTACAGAAAGTAAATTTTTTGCTAAACCTACTAATGAAACAGATAGTAATGTTGTAACTAATGACAACACACTATGTCCAACTGataattcgaataaaattttattggaaaaagaaaacataaataaaaacgaATCTAAAGAAACAAATGATATTAAGTTACAAGCTTTGATGATAACTGACGAAGTGAAAACTGATACATATCGTATGGATGTAGACGAAGAACATAATGCATCAAATGAGTGCAAAGCTACCAAGTATTCAAATAGTTCCTTTAATTGTGATCTAATGACATCACCTGTAAATGTTCAGATAAGCGAAGTTCTCACACATAAAACTAATATAAATGAATCATGTAATTTAAATAGTTCATTGACAGTATCAGAAGTAGATACGGATTTCGATTTTTTAATTCAGCAAGGAGATATAAGTACTTTGAGTAATAGTTCATTTAAATGGTCTGATACAAGACAATGtgttcaaataaataaaaaagcaaaGTGTGATAAATATAGAAACTCAAAATCTCGTACA gTTGTAAATAATACACGTCGGAGTCAACAACTTTGTTCGGTCCAAAGACAACAAGGTTTATTAAGTATGTATGGATTCGAGAAAAAAA AATTGGCATAA